In Amblyomma americanum isolate KBUSLIRL-KWMA chromosome 8, ASM5285725v1, whole genome shotgun sequence, the DNA window GAGAACAAGTTCGGGAGAAGCGAACCGTGCTAAAAGAAACACTCACCTACTACGGCGAAGCTGCAGTGGGCAATAAGGACCAATGCGGCAGTGACCGCGAAGACCTTCATCATGGCTTCTCTCCCCGTGCAATGCTGGAGACACGAGCGCGGGCGATGGTTTTCTCCCCTTAAATAAAACTCAGCTCTCGATTCGCTCCGACTGGGTGGCGGTTCTGCACAGATGCCAGAGGCGACGACTGAGTCACCTCCGTGTTTAAATGGCTGGTGTTTCTAGAGAAAAAAATCAAAAACGAATAAAGGCGTCTCCACTCCCACACGTGCCGACAGTGGCATCGTTGTCAGCAACAATGCGTATTGTTTTGCAGATGAAATTTGTCTTGAATCGACAGAAGCCCGCCATAAGAAATATGGCCTGCGGTGCCAGTGTTGAGATCAGCAGGAAAATTTATTGCCATGTACCGGCAAGGATTCACTTGTCTAGAATGAATGACCAGGACCTGAAGTCCACGCAGGGAATTTTCGCGACAGGGCACCTGTTTTCATCATGCCATGCCTTTCATTTTTCGCACTGCAATAACGCCATTGTCATGTCGCAGTCAGGGTTCCTTAAACTGACGAACTGCTGGACGTGAAAGTCGTCGCGCAAACTTCAAAGATGTGCGGTGAATACAATACCAGCTGCACGAATAGGAGATAAAGGTTTATTAATGGAGGGTACTGTATGCAAGCGGACATTCATAAGAAAGCTGATGAATTCATTGCAATGGGTGCCCCATATGTACTTATCGACTGATACCGTCGTTTTAGTTGGTCCTTTGTAAAGAGAGGTGTAGAGGTCACCACAACGATTTACATTTGTTGGAGGGTGCCTGTATATCATTAAGGCTGTTGACTTCTTGAGCAATGAAAGGGATTTGCCATATTTATACTTCGTTTTGCCAGCTTCTCTAGATTACACCAAAGGAGCTGAATGTTGTTAAGCAAGGACATTGTTTTGTGTCTAATCCGGGTGAACTGTTTAATCTTTATTGAATGcaattttgtttgtgtgtgtacaGAGTTAAACAGTTTTAACTCATGTTCGTGAAGAACCTAGCAGTTATGGCTTCCTGTGGCACACTGGCAGTTGTCAGAAAATTTCGTCCGGAAACTCTCCGTCCCTGTACTTGGAGCGCGACTATAGTGTGGTGTATTCAGTTAAGGACGGTAATAGAGGCCTCATGacaattttttaataaaatttttatgTGGTGGAACAGTGTGTCGACACAAAAAAGTAGACATCGAAAATACTGCAGTTAAAGAAACAAACGTTTATCACAGGAAGTCCAAAACCACTTTTGACGTTTCGCAAAATCGCACATGTTTTGATCTccgcagaaagaaaagaaaaatctttGTGGAACCTAAATATTCTTGGAGTATATATATGAAATCTATTCTGTTGAAAGCACTGTAAAAATCCATCATTCAGAAAAGTTTTATGTGCCAAGGTGGGCACTTTTCAGGTCAATAATGGGGAAAGAAATAAGAATTTAAAGCTTTTTTTCAGTATTAATTGCTTCTATCTACTACCGCCAGAGAAAGCTCGGGCTTCTAGATaagcttttttttaaattatgtgaGGAAATCGTCTGGCATTCAAAATGCGGTGTGTAGGTTTTAACAtggttaaaccgagtagatgtgcgaaagcatgcgtttagcctggttggctcatggttttgctttgccggGTCGTCGACGTGTCAGGCAATGATATTAGTTCGTCAGTAGGGAAGGGCGGTTTATTGGGGCGTTCGAAGCGCTGGTGACGAAGGCTCTTGCACAAGtaatcgatgaagcagcggggcgagAGGCATGGTCACAAGGAGCAGTTCTCCAAAAGTATGAGTGTCAGCCGGCCCAATAATAAAAAATCGTCCTCACTGGCGTCGGCGCATGATCATCTTCATCATTCCAGTGGTATtcgttgatgaagacgacgatgtgcaatgtacagcgcCAGAGTGTGTATATTAGTTCCATAGTATGTTTCGTAGAGAGAAGTTGGTCacatggttcttgataatcacaaagtgagcaagggtacttgccaacgtttcgacaagatgaCTTGCATTCGTAAGGGCGAAGACAAGTACTCTTgacgaaacgttggcaagcgttCTGAGGTTTCCCCTACCGTGTTCACTTTATGGTTACCATAGTAGTTTTAGTTGATGAAGGCGGCGATGTGCAAtgaacagcgcgagagtgtgttgccatttaacacgaggagtgatcggagtggccagcgaagctgatctgttcgcggcgccgcgggttcgaatcccagtcgcggctgTATTTCTTTCATTATCTATGGTTTGGCCAAGGCCATTCTCAATGTCGAGCTTCACACTAACTCGGTGAGTCGGTTGACCTCGTGAATAGTGCTCTCGCACCAAAATTTCGAAAAGGGCCAAATTTCACTCGGATTAAAAAATACCGCACCATTTCATTTATcttcaaaatttctttgaaaGCTCTTTAATACCATATAATTCTAGACCAACACTTAAGTGTTGCATTATATTGCTGTAAGCTATGAAATAAATCCCAAATTCACACCATATTTAGTTCAATTaccattgaaaattggtttttgaggaaaggaaatgcacagtaactgtctcgcatatctcgttggacacccgaaccgcgccgtaaggttagggataaaagagggactgagagaagaaaggaagaaagaggtgtcgtaggggagggctctggataaatttcgacctcctggggatatttaacgtgcactgacatcgcacagcacacgggcgccttagcgtttcgcctccatcgaaacacgggtATCGTCTGTTAGAAAGAGTAGTGGGCACTAATTAGTTTTTTAGTTGCGTGGACGGATGTATGGAAGCAACatttattagacaaaaaaaaatctttcagtGTGGTCCCTCATTGGTCGTGGTGACCACGGGCTtgagcttcacataaagcccgatccattAGTTGCGTGTACACGTGTGGTTAAAATTTAAGTAGCGCAACAGCACCATCTCAGAAATTACCATGAAAGAATAATTTTGCTTAAATTTTTTTAATAAGTCAGAACGTGATTAAGTGtgccttttttcttgcttctacAGGTCTGGCTAATGCGAGTCAGAATTTTGCCATACTTCAAGAATGCTTCTAGATACTTTAGGTCGGGATCAGGTTTATAAAACGCTTAGCACGAACTTTACTGAAAACATTTTCTTTGTGTTAAAAGATTGCATGACAGTTTAGTGGGCATACTGCAGAGACTATACTACTAGTATAGTAATATATTGCGCTTACCAGGAgctcactagcgccaccctcaaGGAATGTACCGTGACTGAAGCCGAGGTGGTTGCCATCGCTCTCGGCAGCAACAGACGACACATATTTTTGGCAATGATTTTAGACTCGAAGACAGCATCTCCTAATAAACAAGTGGTCTTCTCAGCAGGAAATATTCCCGAAGATTTAACCAAGAAGGCAAGATCCCAAATTAAATTCCATCACCTATATTCCAGGACAGGCAGGACTTATGAGGGAACCAAATCGCAGATGCCACAGCCCGCTGCCACACCAACCTAGCGGCAGTCAACAAAATGGGAACCGATCAGGTATCGCAAACGTATGGCGACATATTGGACCCCCTCGGACCGCCAGGAAGCGGTTTCGTAGTCCCTATGCAAATATAAGCAGGGAGCAGTCGGTCCGCTGGAGGGAACTGCGGAAAAACACCTTCCCAAACGTGTTTACTCTCTAGAAAATTCAATCATATACCGAGGCACAGGTCCTTGGGGTCGAGACGGAGCAATACTGCACCAAAAAATGTTGGGCTGTCAGAAGATCACAGCAGTCCGACACGTCGGACCCCAGGTCCGGTTGGTCGACCAGGCATGCACTGCAGCCGTGGACACTGGAGCATTGACTCGACGTGGAATACTCTCGAAGCAAATTGAGCGAAAATATTTGTGTCTCAGTGTGTGAGCGTGTGTTAACACTCGATGGTGCACATAAAAGGTTACtgatgacacacacacactctcgcTCTTGTTCACTCCTGCAAGGACGTCACAAATCCTTGCCTGGAAAAGGtgatggtagtggtttttattaaaataatagtaaaaaggaaggaaaaaatttttgctagccccggcatctgccatcgatactgaagcacctgagctaaggcagcggaaataatggatagcaggcaaaatggagaaattaaatgaaagaggtgaggggacaggaagagaggatagggggagaagtaatacatacaaagacaagtgcagtttttgcAGCTTCCGCGATCGCCATAGCTTCTGTATCTGCTAAGTTTGTATTTGCTTTTGAACCAGGATATCATAAGAGAAATGAAATGCCTGATACTTTTCGTCGTTTTAAGTGACGTTTAATTTACTTTCTAAAAGTAGTTGGGGCCCTTTCTAAGCCCACGGCCTGGGAAAAGGGTTGGGGAAGGGTATGGGCCAGGGCTTGGGCCAGGGTTTGGGCCAGGGAAGAATGGAGCGGCGTTGCCTTGTCCTCGGTTCTTCAGGGGTGCCCTTCGTGTCCGGTTCATCTGCGGAAATAAAACGTGTGTTGTGAAAGCGCACGTTTATTCCACCGGTCATCTTTGGTGTCTTGAGCTAAATGTCTTCGATTAAGTCATTAAAGACACTCAGCGAAAATATTAGTGCTTCCGTTTCGCCCTAAGTAAGCAGCAGCATACTATATCTACATTGCCAGGTCGGCGCCTCCGGTTATTATTAAAGATCCTCTCATGTTCTTTCCATTCGCTACGAAAAGAAGCACTGGTAGCTGCCATTAACTTTAAAAGAAAACGACTATAGCTACGTTCTCACAGCGCCCTTGTTTCATTTTCGTTGAAGATTTTCAGCACCATTTATACAGTTAAGACACGATGCTTACTTTCAGGTTAAAACGGTACACATGAAAAAATAGTTGAGCAGTGATGCACTGGTTTAAGTTTACTTGATGAAGTTGCCTGTAGCGAAGCTGTTCGTGATGCACACTATTTCTTCGCTCTGCGGTTGGTGCCACCGCTCTCGCTTGTTGTGAAATCTAGGCAATGTTACAGCGATTAAAGTATGAATGCAAAACTTgaggccttcttaaccacattcttgaGGACGAACATTCtgtagcatttaggttgccttcTGTTGTGTCTACAAGGAGCGTCAAATGCTTTTCTTGCCATTTTCCTGCCAGAGATCCTGTTGGAACCGATTACACTGCCTTTGTATGGTAGGCATGAATCATCATATTCTAGAATGTAGGAgttccattggattatcatatggtaTTATACTAATCCCAACCAACTAATCCTCACAAATGCACCCACTGATCGCCACTAATCAACCTTAATCCATTTCTGTGGTCGACTTGCTTCCAATATTTTGggagtcctcagattttcaattttttttacatttttaagATTTTCAGATCCAgattttgcaagtgttcctcgcTGGATGCAGAGCGGTGTTATCGGCATTTTCCGCGCACATAAGCAGGGACCAAAACTCTGAGGACACCACCGTTATCGAAAGTGCAAGAGCCTGCTCAGGTTCTTGCTTGAGAATAATTTAAAGGACATTTTACAGTATATAGCCACATAAATTATGCTTTATGTTAAGTGTTAGAGTTTAAAAAAAGCATCACGAAATCTCTACTGCATGGCTTCAAGGCTGGTACAGTCTaaccttgttataacgaaataaGGAATATAACAAAATAATGACAATTCCCTTTGGTAGCTCggtcaacactggctataacgaagtaatcaccgggcTCCTTCAACTTTGTTATCACGAGGTTAAACTACTATCACATGCATTATGATGGCTACTTTTCCTTTAGACAATGGCTGTCGTCACGACGTCGTAAACAAACTAGAGTAACGACTGTTGAAGGGCGAGAGCTAATTGCCGAAGCACATGTCAGTGTGTTTATTTGCTTTTGTTACAGCAGAGAGCTATCAGCTCAGCCTCTTGGCCTTCTCGCTCAGTGCCACAATATCCTCCGGGTATGCGTAATAGAAACATGCAAGTGAACCACCAACCTCTGAGAGCAAAGCCAATTGGTTCAGGCCAAGGACGAGGCGGGAAAGGCTGAGGCCAGGGCTGAGGCATGGGATGAGGCCAAGGCTGAGGCCAAGGTTGAGGCCAAGGCTGGGGCCATGGACGGGGCCATGGCCGGGGCCGGGGATCCCATGGGTTTGAGCTTAGTTCACGAATGTGCTGGACATTTTCTAATGGCCTGACTTCGAATTCGTCTGCGGAAAAACAGAATAAGAGCGCTTACATTCCACATAAGAAGTCATATTTTAGGTCCATGTTCTGCTTGCAGTTTTAGGGACCAttaccaggcatcgtcatcaccccctgactaacattagtgcggtgcgtccagatgcagcctcttccagagccctttggatgcagcgcaatgcgctgccttcgaactacgcgccacaccagatggcggaggtgccactttgggcagtaccaaaaccatctatacggacaacaatcccagggataacaaagaaaacgcacattccaacagtcggactgaaacagctggcgctgtcatacattacatctatgtatactaacacccagcatgttttcgtggacggctccgttacgaccacttcttcagctgcagcggtgatagtgccaggaaatgcctcatgtcaccgtttcaggctcatgcacaaaacgtcctctacggcaaccgaattggcagccatacgagaagccgtcctttatattggtcaccagccagcgcagcaatggactatattctgcgactcgagatcggcattacaggtcgtacaaacttatctaaaaccaagagcatgcgagcagctggttcaacagattgtgcttttgttagctgaggctttccaccgcggccatatcataaagtttcaatggataccgagccattgcggcatagcgggaaacgagcgtactgacgccgaggctcggatggcacatagtgatggtgctttcattgagatagccttttcaagatcagacattggagccttgttggcgcatttaatgcaggcggcaatgcagtcgcactggcatgatccgagtcatcaacaggaccgcgtgtgtaagcttgacgctggctcacgattacatttcccatctggggtggtgcgacgtcatgggactttactccaccggctacggcttggcgttgcctacaccaaacactatcttcacaagatcggcatcgaaagtaacccaaattgcgcacagtgcaacacaccagagactattggacaccttctttgcgcgtgcccgaagtatgcttctgaaagaacaacattggaggcgaccgtgaaaaacctggactctcgccctctctctgaggaaactcttctgggcgcaaggacgagacgttctgattggtagcgtgtgacaaaagccctgctcaactttttgtgtgaaacaggcctggatactcgtttgtgaccgcctgtgcacaacctacatggttaatgacatgtgtcggtgttgtgttgcagacaccagttttgagttttatgtgtgtccagtaaccgcgatgcgagcgccagccagtgttgtgtgcgtgtgcatagacatcacccgtgaaactcattgtattatgccatcatcagccttcattcacactttccttttcctcctcttccctttcccctgtgtggagtagcaggccagggccctgttaccaccgaccgacctctccgcctttctttcattaaattccctttctctctctctctagggaCCATTACGAGTGGCGCCATCATCGAATTGAGGGTGACAAGCTGTCGTTCTGGCACAAAAGCATTCCTTGCACACGGAGAGAGATCACTGCGTTGAGACCGTCAGAAAGGAGACGTTAAGAGAGTTCAGCTTCAAATGACATGCAAAATCTGTAACGcagttattttttatttcaatgcAGACAAGATGTACTACAAAATAATAATGCTTTTATTTAAAACCTTCCACTGTATGCGGGCCTGCCAAAGGCACAGGCGGGCTTGAAGGGCAGTTCCCGGCGGCGGAGAACATCAATTAGCAGTCATGATAAAAGATAACTCGTCAGGATTGTATTAACATAATTTAACGAAATTTAACTTGTGTAAAACTATGAAAACATACTAAGAGATCAAACATACTAAGcgtaatctgtttttttttcgttagatGTAGAAAACGTAAAATCTAGCCGTCTGTTTAATGTTAGCGGAGCATGATGTCTCCGAACGCGTTCGCCTTATCTTGCGCGGATCCTGGTGGAACGAAACGGTTCAGCGGTGTAGCATTTGTACAGGTTGGAAGCCAACGTAGAACACTTTTGTCCGCGTGTAACTTAGCACAACTGTCTGGGTGAATAACAGTGAAATTTGGCATTCGAGTGTGAGCTAATATATCTGCATGGTCAATAACAgacaaatcacaaaaaaatagATTTCAAGATCCTTTCTATGATATAATCATCATTGTTATGACATAGGAGGGACAGAACTAGAAGCAACAAATTTCGTATCGCAGCAAACTAAAGTATGCACGATGCACAGTCGGTTTTCGTATGTGTACAGGGCAGAGTAATCGATGGAATACATCAAGCAGCCTACTTCACGAGGTTTTGTACAGACAGAAGAGTAGTGACTGTTCCAGGGCAtattggcatcgaaaaaaaaaaagcccgagtATTTAACTACCAGAACATATTCAACAGGAACAAGTTTCAAGCTTTCGCAATGCTTTTCTAGAGACCATTGATAGAATGGCCTTTGATACAACGGTGACATCAACTGGAATTTTTGGGGAGCATTGCTGCTCGGCAGCGAGGACGCCGGATGTCGTTGCCGATGAGCGgtataatgcttttgcattaaaagcACATTTGCCAGCACTAATCAGCGAAGCACCGCATCCCCCTAAGCTGGCTACGCTACCGAGTCCGGAGAAGCTGAGAACAATTTCAGGGAAAGCGATTCGTTTCAAGGCGCTCACGTTCTTCGCCGAAGCTGGAGTGCGCAAAAAGCACCAATGCGGCAATGACCGCGAGGAGCTTCATATTCACTCCCGCTCTCCTGCACTGATGGAGGCGTCAGCACGGGCAGCGTTTTATCCCTTAAATACAGCCCTGCTAGCGATTCGCACTGATGCGATAACGGTTGCGCTGAGACAGCAGAGGCGACGACTGAGATACCTACGTGCCGCAATAAGCTCCGTTTTTGAAGAAAAGAATTGAAAAAAACAAGAGAAGGCCACCCTGAGCACACATGTTCCGACGCTGCTATCGTTGCCTGCGACAATGCGTATTGTTTTGCAGACCGAAGTTTATCTGGAATCGACAGAAGCCCGTCGCCAGCGATAAGGGCCTTCAAGGCGCTTTTTGAGATGAGCAAGAAATTTTATGGGCGGGTACGGACAAAGAAGAGCTTGTCTGGAATGAATTGCCAGGGTATGAATTAAAGTATGCCTTTATCTCTACATGACATTCATGTTCTGGATATCAAGGCTTTCACTTTTTTCCTTATTGTCATAGCGCCATTGCCAAGGTGTCACTCAGGGTACCTTTGATCTGAAGAACTGGGGTATGTGACTGGTGTTACGTTACCTGCGGAGATATGCGGTGATTACAATACGAGATATGTGAATAGGAGATAAAAGCTGAATAATGGGGGCACTGGGTGTATGCAAGCGCACATCGACCAGGAACTGGATGAATGGAATGCAAGGGATGCATGCGTACTACACTCCTAGCTGAACACGCGAGGGGTATGGCTGCGCTTTTCGGATGGCCAGTGCATCCGACACGGCTACGAATCGAAGCGAAGT includes these proteins:
- the LOC144099996 gene encoding uncharacterized protein LOC144099996; amino-acid sequence: MKLLAVIAALVLFAHSSFGEEHEFEVRPLENVQHIRELSSNPWDPRPRPWPRPWPQPWPQPWPQPWPHPMPQPWPQPFPPRPWPEPIGFALRDEPDTKGTPEEPRTRQRRSILPWPKPWPKPWPIPFPNPFPRPWA